A genomic stretch from Odocoileus virginianus isolate 20LAN1187 ecotype Illinois chromosome 25, Ovbor_1.2, whole genome shotgun sequence includes:
- the CPOX gene encoding oxygen-dependent coproporphyrinogen-III oxidase, mitochondrial — protein MAVHLRWLSAGPCWRAVRGPCGELRACGELRAWSPRCAAGRLCRPPGTACREQSRGLGYGPRVGSGSRLRTRLAAGLAGLVGLAAAAFGHVERAEMVRKSSGAQSASPGRPEEEENDELARRCRCFMAPPVTDLRELRRRPDDMKSKMELLILETQAQVCQALAQVDGGARFSVDRWERKEGGGGISCVLQDGHVFEKAGVSISVVHGNLSEEAAKQMRSRGKLLKAKDGKLPFSAMGVSSVIHPKNPHTPTIHFNYRYFEVEEADGNTLWWFGGGCDLTPTYLNQEDAVHFHRTLKEACDQHGPDLYPKFKKWCDDYFFIAHRGERRGIGGIFFDDLDSPSKEEVFRFVESCTQAIIPSYVPLVKKHCNDAFTPQEKLWQQLRRGRYVEFNLLYDRGTKFGLFTPGSRIESILMSLPLTARWEYMHSPSENSKEAEILEVLRHPRDWVP, from the exons ATGGCAGTGCATCTGCGCTGGCTGAGCGCGGGTCCCTGCTGGCGCGCGGTGCGGGGCCCTTGCGGGGAGCTGCGCGCCTGCGGGGAGCTGCGCGCTTGGTCCCCGCGCTGCGCAGCCGGACGCCTGTGCCGCCCCCCTGGAACCGCTTGCCGCGAGCAGAGCCGCGGCCTGGGGTACGGCCCCCGGGTGGGAAGCGGCTCCCGGCTGAGGACTCGGCTAGCTGCGGGGCTAGCGGGGCTGGTGGGACTGGCCGCCGCCGCCTTCGGGCACGTGGAGCGGGCGGAGATGGTGCGCAAGAGCTCCGGGGCGCAGAGCGCATCGCCCGGCAGGCCCGAGGAGGAGGAGAACGATGAGCTGGCCCGCCGCTGCCGCTGCTTCATGGCCCCGCCGGTGACCGACCTTCGCGAGCTGCGGAGGCGGCCGGACGACATGAAAAGCAAGATGGAGCTCCTGATACTGGAGACCCAGGCCCAGGTGTGCCAGGCGCTGGCACAGGTGGACGGGGGCGCTCGCTTCTCTGTGGACcggtgggagaggaaggaag GAGGTGGTGGCATCAGCTGTGTACTTCAAGATGGGCATGTTTTTGAAAAGGCTGGGGTTAGCATTTCTGTCGTTCATGGAAACCTTTCTGAGGAAGCGGCAAAACAAATGAGAAGCAGAGGAAAACTGCTGAAGGCAAAAGATG GTAAATTGCCGTTTTCTGCCATGGGCGTGAGCTCTGTCATTCACCCCAAGAATCCTCATACGCCTACTATCCATTTCAACTACAGATACTTTGAGGTGGAAGAAGCTGATG GTAACACCCTGTGGTGGTTTGGCGGTGGATGTGACCTTACCCCAACATACTTGAATCAAGAGGATGCAGTCCATTTTCACAGGACTCTCAAGGAGGCATGTGACCAGCATGGTCCAGATCTCTATCCCAAATTTAAAAAGTG GTGTGACGATTACTTTTTTATAGCCCACCGTGGGGAGCGGAGGGGTATCGGGGGTATCTTTTTTGATGACCTCGACTCTCCGTCCAAGGAGGAGGTGTTTCGCTTTGTGGAGAGCTGTACTCAGGCCATCATTCCTTCTTATGTCCCCCTCGTGAAGAAGCACTGTAATGACGCCTTCACTCCCCAGGAGAAGCTGTGGCAGCAGCTCCGAAGAGGACG GTATGTAGAATTTAACCTGCTCTATGATCGGGGTACAAAGTTTGGCCTCTTCACTCCGGGATCCAGGATCGAAAGCATCTTGATGTCTTTACCTCTCACTGCCCG ATGGGAGTACATGCATTCACCCTCAGAGAActccaaagaagctgaaattctGGAAGTTTTGCGCCACCCAAGGGACTGGGTACCTTGA